A DNA window from Pseudomonas sp. GD03919 contains the following coding sequences:
- the mnmH gene encoding tRNA 2-selenouridine(34) synthase MnmH, whose translation MRDNCTDYRDLFLHDRPLMDTRAPVEFLKGAFPGAINLPLMNDIERQKVGTCYKQQGQQAAIELGHQLVSGQTKAERIEAWAAFAKANPEGYLYCFRGGLRSQIVQQWLKSEAGIDYPRVVGGYKAMRTFLLQSTDEAIAACDFVLVGGMTGTGKTEVLSQLGNSLDLEAHANHRGSSFGKRASAQPAQIDFENALAIDLLKRRAAGQQQFVLEDEARLIGRCSLPLPLHQAMQHYPLVWLEDSVANRVERILQAYVVELCAEFVALQGEQEGFSAFAARLRESLANITRRLGGERYQRLVAIMDQALQEQQADGQVDTHRGWIEALLVEYYDPMYVFQRESKSGRIEFAGEQEAVVQYLRERNGG comes from the coding sequence ATGCGCGACAACTGCACCGACTACCGCGATCTGTTCCTGCATGACCGGCCGCTGATGGACACCCGCGCGCCGGTCGAGTTTCTCAAGGGCGCCTTTCCCGGTGCGATCAACTTGCCGCTGATGAACGACATCGAGCGGCAGAAGGTCGGCACCTGCTACAAGCAGCAGGGACAGCAGGCGGCCATCGAGCTGGGCCATCAACTGGTCAGCGGCCAGACCAAGGCCGAACGCATCGAAGCCTGGGCGGCCTTTGCCAAGGCCAACCCTGAGGGTTACCTGTACTGTTTTCGCGGTGGCCTGCGTTCGCAGATCGTCCAGCAATGGCTGAAAAGCGAGGCGGGGATCGACTACCCGCGCGTGGTCGGTGGCTACAAGGCCATGCGCACCTTCCTCCTGCAGAGTACCGACGAGGCCATTGCCGCGTGCGATTTCGTGCTGGTGGGCGGCATGACCGGCACCGGCAAGACCGAGGTGCTCAGCCAGCTTGGCAACAGCCTGGATCTGGAGGCGCATGCCAATCATCGTGGCTCCAGTTTTGGCAAGCGCGCCAGTGCCCAGCCGGCGCAGATCGATTTCGAGAATGCCCTGGCCATCGACCTGCTCAAGCGCCGCGCGGCAGGGCAGCAGCAATTCGTGCTGGAGGACGAAGCGCGCCTGATCGGTCGCTGCTCCCTGCCATTGCCGCTGCACCAGGCTATGCAGCACTACCCGCTGGTCTGGCTGGAAGACAGCGTGGCCAATCGGGTCGAACGTATCCTGCAGGCTTACGTGGTCGAGCTGTGTGCCGAGTTCGTTGCACTGCAGGGCGAGCAAGAGGGTTTCAGCGCCTTCGCTGCGCGCTTGCGCGAGAGTCTGGCCAATATCACCCGGCGTCTGGGTGGCGAGCGTTACCAGCGTTTGGTCGCGATCATGGATCAGGCGTTGCAGGAGCAGCAGGCCGATGGCCAGGTGGACACCCATCGCGGCTGGATCGAGGCCTTGCTGGTCGAATACTACGATCCCATGTATGTGTTCCAGCGCGAGAGCAAGTCCGGGCGTATAGAGTTCGCTGGCGAACAAGAGGCTGTAGTGCAATACCTGCGTGAACGAAACGGCGGCTGA
- the selD gene encoding selenide, water dikinase SelD yields the protein MSEPIRLTQYSHGAGCGCKISPKVLEVILAGSGAQNLDPNLWVGNASRDDAAVYAIDEERGVVSTTDFFMPIVDDPYDFGRIAATNAISDIYAMGGDPLMAIAILGWPVNVLAPEVAREVIRGGRAVCDEAGIPLAGGHSIDAPEPIFGLAVTGLVSKANMKRNDTATAGCKLYLSKPLGIGILTTAEKKAKLRDADIGLARDWMCTLNKPGSRFGKLASVRAMTDVTGFGLLGHLVEMADGSGLSARVEFARVPRLESVEHYLEQGCIPGGTLRNFDSYGDRIAPLPELAKLLLCDPQTSGGLLIAVAAEGEAEFLAVAAELGLTLAPIGEMVERQRYAVEVF from the coding sequence ATGAGCGAACCCATTCGTTTGACCCAGTACAGCCACGGCGCCGGTTGCGGTTGCAAGATTTCGCCCAAGGTGCTCGAAGTGATCCTCGCGGGCAGCGGGGCGCAGAATCTCGACCCCAATCTCTGGGTCGGCAATGCCTCGCGCGATGATGCGGCGGTGTATGCCATCGACGAAGAGCGCGGTGTGGTGTCCACCACCGATTTCTTCATGCCGATTGTCGATGACCCTTACGATTTCGGCCGTATCGCCGCCACCAATGCCATCAGCGATATTTACGCCATGGGCGGCGATCCACTGATGGCCATCGCCATTCTCGGCTGGCCGGTCAATGTGCTGGCGCCGGAGGTAGCCCGCGAAGTGATCCGCGGTGGCCGCGCCGTGTGCGACGAAGCCGGCATCCCGCTGGCAGGCGGGCACTCGATCGATGCCCCGGAGCCGATTTTCGGCCTGGCCGTGACCGGTCTGGTGAGCAAGGCCAACATGAAGCGCAACGACACCGCCACGGCTGGTTGCAAGCTGTACCTGAGCAAACCACTGGGCATTGGCATCCTCACCACGGCGGAGAAGAAGGCCAAGCTGCGTGACGCCGACATTGGCCTGGCGCGTGACTGGATGTGCACCCTGAACAAGCCCGGCAGCCGCTTTGGCAAGCTCGCCAGCGTGCGCGCGATGACCGATGTCACCGGCTTCGGCCTGCTCGGTCATCTGGTGGAAATGGCTGATGGCAGTGGCCTCAGCGCCCGTGTCGAGTTCGCCCGCGTGCCGCGTCTGGAGAGTGTCGAACACTATCTGGAGCAGGGCTGCATACCCGGTGGCACCTTGCGCAACTTCGACAGCTATGGCGACAGGATCGCACCGCTGCCGGAGCTGGCCAAGCTGCTGCTGTGCGATCCGCAGACCAGCGGCGGCTTGCTGATTGCCGTGGCGGCGGAAGGTGAGGCCGAGTTTCTCGCCGTGGCCGCCGAGCTGGGGCTGACGCTGGCGCCCATCGGCGAGATGGTCGAGCGACAGCGTTACGCGGTCGAGGTGTTCTGA
- a CDS encoding patatin-like phospholipase family protein: MSKKVALVLGSGGARGYAHIGVIDELQARGYEIGCIAGCSMGAVVGGIFAAGKLPEYREWTESLDYLDVLRLLDVSFHLGAIRGERVFGRIQDIVGDVDIENLNIPFTAVATDLTNQQEIWFQEGCLHQAMRASAAIPSLFTPVIQGKRMLVDGGLLNPLPIVPVVSSHCDLIVAVNLNATNQNHYQLPLIERPAALKGRIDQLMSNLGSRLPNFRRKGDDETLLLGSAQHPGDEIAPAAAPDRKEDGAAPRSASGSRVAEFSGPGSLLELVNQSFEVMQNSLAQYKIAGYPPDILINVPKRVCRFFEFYKAPELIMLGRQIARDTLDKYESERG, encoded by the coding sequence ATGAGCAAGAAAGTGGCGCTGGTGCTGGGCTCGGGGGGCGCGCGTGGCTATGCGCATATCGGCGTGATCGATGAGCTGCAGGCGCGCGGCTATGAAATCGGCTGTATCGCCGGCTGTTCGATGGGTGCGGTGGTCGGCGGCATCTTCGCGGCGGGCAAGCTGCCGGAGTACCGCGAGTGGACGGAAAGCCTGGATTATCTCGACGTGCTGCGCCTGCTCGACGTCAGTTTCCACCTGGGCGCCATTCGCGGTGAGCGGGTGTTCGGGCGGATTCAGGACATCGTCGGCGACGTGGATATCGAGAACCTCAACATCCCCTTCACCGCCGTCGCCACGGACCTCACCAACCAGCAGGAAATCTGGTTCCAGGAGGGCTGTCTGCACCAGGCGATGCGTGCCTCGGCGGCGATCCCCAGCCTGTTCACCCCAGTCATTCAGGGTAAGCGCATGCTGGTCGATGGCGGCCTGCTCAACCCGCTGCCGATCGTCCCGGTGGTGTCCAGCCACTGCGATCTGATCGTCGCGGTCAACCTCAACGCCACCAACCAGAATCACTACCAGTTGCCGCTGATCGAACGTCCGGCAGCGCTCAAGGGCCGCATCGATCAGTTGATGAGCAACCTCGGCTCGCGCCTGCCGAACTTTCGCCGCAAGGGCGATGACGAAACGCTGCTGCTCGGCAGCGCGCAACATCCGGGCGATGAAATCGCTCCGGCGGCAGCCCCGGACCGCAAGGAGGATGGCGCAGCGCCCCGATCCGCAAGTGGCTCGCGTGTTGCCGAATTCAGCGGGCCAGGCTCGCTGCTGGAGCTGGTCAACCAGAGCTTCGAGGTGATGCAGAACTCCCTGGCGCAATACAAGATCGCCGGTTACCCGCCGGATATCCTGATCAATGTGCCCAAGCGCGTCTGCCGCTTCTTCGAGTTTTACAAGGCGCCGGAGCTGATCATGCTGGGCCGGCAGATCGCCCGCGACACCCTCGACAAGTACGAAAGCGAGCGCGGCTGA
- a CDS encoding AI-2E family transporter, protein MANNDRLLVQILLLGLLAASLWVLAPFWSALFWAAVLAFASWPLMRLLTQLLNGRMSLAAGILTGVWVVLVAVPLVWLGFNLADHIKDANALVRDLQVKGLPPPPSWLAGIPLVGERLVELWRTVDQQGAALFDTARPYLGQVGNWLMARSAKIGTGMVELALSLVLVFFFYRDGPRLAVFVHSLLERLIGVRADHYLELVAGTVQRVVNGVIGTAAAQAVLAYIGFAIAGVPGALVLALLTFACSFIMIPPLIWGPSVAWLVWQGEIGMAIFLGVWGFFVISGVDNILKPYLISRGGNLPLVVVLLGVFGGILAFGFMGLFLGPTLLAVAYSLLSDWVADKAPAAETTVDKPLPGEQTRG, encoded by the coding sequence ATGGCCAACAATGATCGTCTGCTGGTGCAGATTCTTTTGCTCGGTCTGCTGGCCGCCAGTCTCTGGGTGCTGGCGCCATTCTGGTCGGCATTGTTCTGGGCGGCCGTGCTGGCCTTTGCCAGTTGGCCGCTGATGCGTCTGCTGACGCAGTTGCTCAATGGCCGTATGTCGCTGGCGGCAGGCATCCTCACGGGTGTCTGGGTCGTCCTGGTGGCAGTGCCTCTGGTTTGGCTGGGCTTCAACCTGGCCGATCACATCAAGGATGCCAACGCGCTGGTCAGAGATCTGCAAGTGAAAGGCCTGCCGCCGCCGCCGAGCTGGCTGGCCGGCATTCCGCTGGTTGGCGAGCGATTGGTGGAGTTGTGGCGCACCGTCGATCAGCAAGGCGCGGCGCTCTTCGATACCGCACGGCCCTATCTGGGCCAGGTCGGTAACTGGCTGATGGCACGCAGCGCGAAAATCGGCACGGGTATGGTCGAGCTGGCCCTGAGCCTGGTGCTGGTGTTCTTCTTCTACCGTGACGGGCCACGCCTGGCGGTATTCGTGCACAGCTTGCTGGAGCGGCTGATCGGCGTGCGCGCCGACCATTACCTGGAGTTGGTCGCCGGCACCGTGCAGCGCGTGGTCAACGGCGTGATCGGTACCGCTGCCGCGCAGGCCGTACTGGCCTATATCGGTTTTGCCATCGCCGGCGTGCCGGGGGCGCTGGTGCTGGCCCTGCTGACCTTCGCCTGCAGTTTCATCATGATCCCGCCGCTGATCTGGGGGCCTTCCGTGGCCTGGCTGGTGTGGCAGGGGGAGATCGGTATGGCGATTTTCCTGGGTGTCTGGGGCTTCTTCGTCATCAGCGGTGTGGACAATATTCTCAAACCCTACCTGATCAGCCGTGGCGGCAACCTGCCGCTGGTGGTGGTGCTGCTCGGTGTGTTTGGCGGCATCCTGGCGTTTGGCTTCATGGGCCTGTTCCTGGGGCCGACCCTGCTGGCGGTGGCCTATAGCCTGCTCAGCGATTGGGTGGCGGACAAAGCGCCAGCCGCCGAAACGACAGTGGACAAACCGCTGCCGGGTGAGCAAACGCGCGGCTGA
- a CDS encoding DUF4892 domain-containing protein, whose protein sequence is MKGYTKLLCAALATFCSAAVLAADLPGSRDLEVLPRFPGSLIVAFKEAPDVERIYPQGSIRRISGRLRYEREILVQGQHHAVTYELPRTHSADQAFTAARETLLQQGAELLYWCQGRECGASSLWANSVFGNATLYGSDDQQAYALLRLAEPNHESLLALYSITRGNRRAYLHAEQLDADAPLGELLPTPATLLRQLRSDGQLKLTDEAKVDSAWVDVLARSLNLDSTLRVTLAGSQAEAWREALIAQRVREARLELGDAADGALSLRLLR, encoded by the coding sequence ATGAAGGGCTATACGAAGCTGTTGTGCGCAGCGCTGGCTACCTTTTGCAGTGCTGCCGTGCTGGCGGCTGATCTGCCAGGCAGCCGCGATCTTGAGGTTTTGCCGCGTTTTCCCGGCAGTCTGATCGTGGCGTTCAAGGAGGCGCCGGACGTCGAACGTATCTACCCGCAGGGCTCGATTCGCCGTATCAGCGGACGCTTGCGTTACGAGCGCGAGATCCTCGTACAGGGCCAGCACCACGCGGTGACCTACGAATTGCCACGCACCCACAGCGCTGATCAGGCATTCACCGCCGCACGGGAAACGCTGCTGCAGCAGGGCGCCGAATTGCTTTACTGGTGCCAGGGCCGCGAGTGCGGCGCCAGCAGCCTGTGGGCCAACTCGGTGTTCGGCAATGCCACGCTGTATGGTTCCGACGACCAGCAGGCCTACGCGCTGTTGCGCCTGGCCGAGCCGAATCACGAAAGCCTGCTGGCGCTGTACAGCATCACCCGGGGTAATCGCCGCGCCTATCTGCATGCCGAGCAACTGGATGCCGACGCACCATTGGGTGAATTGCTGCCGACACCCGCGACGCTGCTGCGTCAGTTGCGAAGCGATGGGCAACTGAAACTGACCGATGAAGCCAAGGTTGACAGCGCCTGGGTGGACGTACTGGCACGCAGCCTCAATCTGGACAGCACGCTGCGCGTTACTCTCGCGGGTAGTCAGGCCGAGGCCTGGCGCGAGGCGTTGATCGCGCAACGTGTACGTGAAGCGCGCCTGGAACTTGGCGATGCTGCCGATGGTGCCCTGAGCCTGCGTCTGTTGCGTTAA
- a CDS encoding alpha/beta fold hydrolase, protein MNAGFEEVRLSLPHIELAAHLYGPEEGLPVLALHGWLDNAASFARLAPKLEGLRIVALDFAGHGHSEHRAAGAGYALWDYAYDVLQVAEQFGWQRFSILGHSMGAITAVLLAGAMPERIARLALIDGLVPYTGEAEQAPEKLGEALRARQKLTDKRKPVYAEVARAVEARMKGVGAVSREAAELLAQRGLMPVPGGYTWRTDSRLTLPSPLRLSWAHAQAFVHALQCPVSLVLAEQGMMSAQPAVQALLQHVPFEVHRLPGGHHLHLDDEAGAQLVADCFNPFLRLP, encoded by the coding sequence ATGAACGCAGGCTTCGAGGAAGTTCGTCTGAGCCTGCCGCATATCGAGCTGGCGGCGCATCTCTATGGCCCCGAAGAGGGTTTGCCGGTATTGGCCCTGCACGGCTGGCTGGATAATGCCGCGAGCTTCGCGCGGCTGGCACCGAAACTCGAAGGGCTGCGCATCGTCGCGCTGGATTTTGCCGGTCATGGCCACTCCGAGCATCGTGCAGCAGGCGCAGGTTATGCGTTATGGGACTACGCCTATGACGTGCTGCAGGTCGCCGAACAGTTTGGCTGGCAGCGTTTTTCCATCCTCGGCCATTCCATGGGCGCGATTACCGCGGTGTTGCTGGCCGGGGCGATGCCCGAGCGCATTGCGCGCCTGGCGTTGATCGACGGCCTGGTGCCCTATACCGGTGAGGCCGAACAGGCACCGGAAAAACTCGGGGAAGCGTTGCGCGCCAGGCAGAAACTCACCGACAAGCGCAAGCCGGTGTATGCCGAGGTGGCGCGTGCAGTCGAGGCACGCATGAAAGGCGTCGGTGCGGTCAGTCGAGAGGCGGCCGAATTGCTGGCCCAGCGCGGGCTGATGCCGGTGCCTGGCGGTTACACCTGGCGTACTGACAGCCGCCTGACCCTGCCATCACCGCTGCGCCTGAGCTGGGCTCATGCCCAGGCGTTCGTCCATGCGCTGCAATGCCCGGTCAGTCTGGTGCTGGCCGAGCAAGGCATGATGAGCGCACAGCCGGCGGTGCAGGCTCTGCTCCAGCACGTACCGTTCGAGGTGCATCGCCTGCCTGGCGGGCATCATCTGCATCTGGATGACGAGGCTGGCGCGCAGCTCGTAGCGGATTGTTTCAATCCATTCCTGCGCCTGCCTTGA
- a CDS encoding alpha/beta fold hydrolase, translating into MSQSVFFAHANGFPSATYGKLFAALAPDFQVQHLEQHGHDPRFPVNDNWSNLVDELIHHLEGGDEPVWGVGHSLGGVLHYHAALLRPELYRGVVMLDSPLLTLADRMVIRAAKRFGFIDRITPAGRTLGRREAFADLLEARNYFAGKSLFRRFDPECLDAYVSHGLQAGTQGLRLKFDPATEISIYRSVPHTAPGRPQQLAVPLAMVRGRHSRVVLPHHARLLKRMPRAEYHHLPGGHMFPLERPQATAELLRQLFSRWAGHQEQDA; encoded by the coding sequence ATGTCGCAGTCCGTTTTTTTCGCTCATGCCAACGGCTTTCCGTCGGCCACCTACGGCAAGCTGTTCGCCGCGCTGGCGCCGGACTTTCAGGTGCAGCACCTGGAGCAGCACGGCCACGACCCGCGTTTTCCGGTCAATGACAACTGGTCGAATCTGGTCGATGAGCTGATCCATCACCTCGAGGGTGGTGACGAGCCGGTCTGGGGCGTCGGTCATTCGCTCGGCGGTGTGTTGCATTATCACGCAGCCTTGCTCCGCCCCGAGCTGTACCGCGGCGTGGTGATGCTCGACTCGCCGCTGCTGACCCTGGCCGACCGCATGGTGATCCGCGCCGCCAAACGCTTCGGCTTCATCGACCGCATCACCCCGGCGGGGCGCACCCTGGGGCGCCGTGAAGCATTCGCCGACCTGCTCGAAGCGCGTAATTATTTTGCCGGCAAGAGCTTGTTCCGGCGTTTCGATCCCGAATGTCTGGATGCTTATGTCAGCCACGGTCTGCAGGCGGGAACGCAGGGTTTGCGTTTGAAGTTCGACCCTGCCACCGAGATCAGCATCTACCGCAGCGTGCCGCACACCGCGCCGGGTCGGCCGCAGCAGCTTGCCGTACCGCTGGCCATGGTTCGGGGGCGCCACAGCCGCGTCGTGCTGCCGCATCATGCGCGTCTGCTCAAGCGCATGCCGCGTGCGGAATATCACCATTTGCCTGGCGGCCATATGTTCCCGCTGGAGCGGCCGCAGGCCACGGCCGAGTTGCTGCGTCAGCTGTTCAGTCGCTGGGCCGGTCATCAGGAGCAAGACGCATGA
- a CDS encoding hotdog fold thioesterase: protein MALWQRTPDIAALNATLKNSIGEVLDIRFESFDDESLSASMVIDSRTHQPYGLLHGGASVVLAETLGSTASYLCIDTSRFYCVGLEVNANHLRGLRSGRVHAVARPVHLGRTTHVWDIRLSGDDGKANCISRLTMAIVPLGEQPAKV, encoded by the coding sequence ATGGCTCTCTGGCAACGAACCCCAGATATCGCGGCACTGAACGCCACGCTCAAGAACAGCATCGGCGAGGTGCTGGACATCCGTTTCGAATCCTTCGACGACGAATCGCTCAGCGCTAGCATGGTGATCGACTCGCGCACTCATCAGCCTTACGGTCTGCTGCACGGTGGTGCCTCTGTGGTGCTGGCGGAAACCCTTGGGTCGACCGCCAGCTACCTGTGCATCGACACCAGCCGCTTCTACTGCGTCGGTCTGGAGGTCAATGCCAACCACCTGCGTGGTTTGCGCAGCGGGCGTGTGCACGCGGTTGCACGGCCAGTGCACCTGGGGCGAACCACGCACGTCTGGGATATTCGCCTAAGCGGTGACGACGGCAAGGCCAACTGTATTTCACGGCTGACCATGGCCATCGTGCCGTTGGGTGAACAGCCTGCCAAGGTGTGA
- a CDS encoding AMP-binding protein codes for MADAIRLPLELFYEREARHPNKRYMVQPLSGGQLLELSWAEVGEQARRAASWLRSRELPPGSRVAIVSKNCVHWIIADLAIWMAGCVSVPLYPNLTADSMRQVLEHSEATLAFIGKLDDWASMAPGLPPGVATISLPLHPQGRFDFSWDDLQRSAPIQDDPKPAANQLATIIYTSGTTGMPKGVMHNFSNLGFAASNAIKLFGVGEDDRLISYLPLCHVAERMFIELASLYAGQTIFFAESLDTFLADLKRARPTVMFGVPRIWTKFQMGVYSKMPAHKLDRLLSLPIIGRFIGRKVLAGLGLDAIRYALSGAAPVPEALLNWYRRLGMEIQEVYGMTENCGYSHVCLPGRFKQGWIGQNNPGVEVRIAEDGEVQVRSGATMQGYYKDPLKTAEALTDDGFLRTGDKGEQDAEGNLRLTGRIKEIFKTSKGKYVAPAPIENRLGEHSRIEQVCVVGDGLPQPIALCVLSDVGRQEAANDSRNELESSLKALLAEVNGRLDQHERLQGLVLVKEVWAVENGFLTPTLKIKRAVIEGTYGERFSEWQQRSEAVLWHD; via the coding sequence GTGGCTGATGCAATCCGTTTGCCCCTCGAGCTGTTTTACGAACGTGAAGCAAGGCACCCGAACAAACGCTACATGGTTCAACCTCTCAGTGGCGGTCAACTGCTGGAGCTGAGTTGGGCCGAGGTCGGGGAACAGGCCCGGCGTGCGGCCAGTTGGTTGCGCAGCCGCGAACTGCCGCCGGGCAGTCGTGTCGCCATCGTTTCCAAGAACTGCGTGCACTGGATCATTGCCGATCTGGCGATCTGGATGGCGGGCTGCGTCTCGGTGCCGCTGTATCCCAACCTCACCGCCGACTCCATGCGTCAGGTACTGGAGCATTCCGAGGCGACACTGGCCTTCATCGGCAAGCTCGATGACTGGGCTTCGATGGCGCCGGGGCTGCCGCCAGGGGTGGCGACCATCAGCCTGCCACTGCATCCGCAGGGCCGCTTCGACTTCAGTTGGGATGATCTGCAGCGCAGTGCACCGATTCAGGACGATCCCAAGCCTGCGGCCAACCAGTTGGCCACCATCATCTATACCTCCGGCACCACCGGCATGCCCAAAGGCGTGATGCACAACTTCTCCAACCTCGGCTTCGCCGCCAGTAATGCCATCAAGCTGTTTGGCGTCGGTGAGGATGATCGACTGATCTCCTATCTGCCGCTGTGTCATGTCGCCGAGCGCATGTTCATCGAGCTGGCGTCACTCTATGCCGGACAGACCATCTTCTTCGCCGAGAGCCTGGATACCTTCCTTGCAGACCTCAAGCGCGCGCGGCCGACGGTGATGTTCGGTGTGCCGCGCATCTGGACCAAGTTCCAGATGGGCGTGTACAGCAAGATGCCGGCGCACAAGCTTGACCGCCTGCTGAGTTTACCCATCATTGGTCGCTTTATCGGCCGCAAGGTGCTCGCCGGGCTGGGTCTGGACGCCATTCGCTATGCGCTGTCCGGGGCCGCCCCGGTCCCCGAGGCGCTGCTCAACTGGTATCGGCGTCTGGGCATGGAGATCCAGGAGGTCTATGGCATGACCGAGAACTGCGGTTATTCCCACGTCTGCCTGCCCGGCAGGTTCAAGCAGGGCTGGATTGGCCAGAACAACCCGGGTGTCGAGGTGCGTATTGCTGAAGACGGTGAAGTTCAGGTACGCAGTGGCGCAACCATGCAGGGGTACTACAAGGACCCGCTCAAGACCGCCGAAGCGCTGACCGACGACGGTTTTCTGCGTACGGGCGACAAGGGCGAGCAGGATGCCGAGGGCAACCTGCGCCTGACCGGGCGCATCAAGGAGATCTTCAAGACCAGCAAGGGTAAGTACGTGGCACCGGCGCCGATCGAAAACCGTCTCGGTGAGCACTCGCGCATCGAGCAGGTCTGTGTGGTTGGGGACGGTCTGCCACAGCCCATCGCGCTATGCGTATTGTCTGATGTGGGGCGCCAGGAAGCGGCCAACGACAGCCGCAACGAGCTGGAAAGCAGCCTCAAGGCATTGCTTGCCGAGGTCAATGGTCGCCTCGATCAACATGAGCGTTTGCAGGGCCTGGTGCTGGTCAAGGAGGTCTGGGCGGTGGAGAACGGTTTCCTCACACCAACCCTGAAGATCAAGCGTGCAGTGATCGAGGGCACCTATGGCGAGCGTTTCTCCGAATGGCAGCAGCGCAGCGAAGCGGTACTCTGGCACGATTGA
- the sixA gene encoding phosphohistidine phosphatase SixA, with amino-acid sequence MRLWLLRHGQAEPQAASDAARELTAHGRQEVQQAAAQLLGRPLTAIMASPYVRAQQTAELVRLELGFSGSVQTVSWLTPDSDPRDALKYLDEREHAEVLLVSHQPLIGALGGLLVHGHRQEPLPMRTASLAELEGDISAAGLMELLALIHPR; translated from the coding sequence GTGAGGTTATGGCTGTTGCGTCATGGTCAGGCCGAACCTCAGGCCGCCAGCGATGCGGCCCGCGAACTGACCGCCCATGGTCGCCAGGAAGTGCAACAGGCTGCCGCGCAACTGCTTGGTCGCCCGCTGACCGCTATCATGGCCAGCCCTTACGTGCGCGCTCAGCAGACGGCCGAATTGGTACGCCTTGAGCTAGGGTTCAGCGGCTCGGTGCAGACGGTGTCCTGGCTGACGCCGGACAGCGACCCGCGCGATGCGCTGAAATACCTCGATGAACGCGAGCATGCCGAGGTACTGCTGGTCAGCCATCAGCCGCTGATCGGCGCACTGGGAGGTTTGCTGGTGCATGGTCATCGCCAGGAGCCGCTGCCGATGCGTACTGCCAGCCTGGCTGAGCTGGAAGGTGATATTTCGGCAGCCGGGCTGATGGAGCTGCTGGCGTTGATTCACCCGCGCTGA
- a CDS encoding DUF4389 domain-containing protein gives MSDEKQELERESILLRILWMVIFVIVWQLAELLLGAVVLLQLGYRLFYGAPNASLLGFGDSLSQYLAQIGRFGTFNTDEKPWPFADWPTPRAPEGETAHSIPPAPHPVRDEEPKL, from the coding sequence ATGAGCGATGAAAAGCAGGAACTGGAACGTGAGTCGATTCTGCTGCGCATTCTGTGGATGGTGATCTTCGTCATCGTCTGGCAACTGGCCGAATTGCTGCTCGGTGCCGTGGTGCTGCTGCAACTGGGTTACCGCCTGTTCTACGGCGCGCCCAATGCCAGCCTGCTGGGTTTTGGCGACAGCCTCAGCCAGTACCTGGCGCAGATCGGTCGTTTCGGTACCTTCAACACCGATGAAAAACCCTGGCCGTTCGCCGATTGGCCGACGCCGCGAGCGCCTGAAGGCGAGACCGCACACAGTATCCCGCCGGCGCCGCATCCGGTGCGTGACGAGGAGCCCAAGCTGTGA